Below is a genomic region from Castanea sativa cultivar Marrone di Chiusa Pesio chromosome 2, ASM4071231v1.
CAATTAAAACAAGATCGTATGGGATATTAGAACAATTTGTAAACAAGATGACAACATCAAGCTGATACCACCTCTTTCAAACAACTTTCAACAATTTGATCCACGACAGTGTTGGCTTCCACATAGGCATTGAAAAGCCTTCACAGGATGATCACAGTCATTAAAGTCAATGCCATAGTCCTGTGAAATGTGGCATGCACATCAGGTAAGTTTAACCGTAACACAtaagaaatttaatattaaacatGCTCCTATAAAAGTTGAGCCTCCTCACCCAGGTCAGCTCTTCCATAGCATCGACCTTCCTTGTTGTAAAAAATGCAAGCTGCATGATTTAAAAACCCTAAGTGTTATCATTTTTACctatctaaaaaataatcaattgttatgtgtgtgtgagtgtttgTATTtctatatatgtgtatataaagAACAAGAACCCATACATGATAGTAGTGATGATCTGGAGTCTCCACTTCGACTGGGATCTCAACCAAAGTAGCATCATGGCATCTAATCAATAAAGTGTAAGATAAGAGTGTGAATTGCCTTTACCTCATAATCCAAAATGTTATAAAAGAAGATGATAAATACAATCATAGAAATCCACAAGACAAAAATATAGGGTCCATCTTACCAGAGAAAAGATAGATATTacatatcatttttatttttaacaaagtttttattacgtaaaaaaaaagtcttaccaaacaaaaaacaagagaTAGCAAATTAAGTTAGGTGTCACATAATTTGCTTCTACAATGGATATAATTCAGTATGTAAAGCAATCACTTGTATAACAAAGgtataaatttcaataaaaaatggCAAGGAGAAGGCATtaactaaaattataatttcaagaGAAAACAATGGATATAATTCAGTATGTAAAGCAATCACTTTTATAACAAAGgtataaatttcaataaaaaatggCAAGGAGAAGGCATtaactaaaattataatatcaagagaaaacaacatcaaaagcaaacaaataaCATATACATCACACACATTACATGAATACCTGTGATTGATAAATCTTGCAACATTTCCATACACTGTTGCATCCAAACAAAGGGCCTCTTCATCTTTTAAAACACCCTCTGAAACCCAATCTGCATCCAGTAGCACCGGGTAAGTATGCTTCTCAGTACCAGAGTTCTGCAGGTTCCTCTCATGCAGTTCTGAGTTGGTAACGATTTCCCCAACATACTCACAAACAAAAGCTGCTTTCGGCAGGTCTTGAAGCGTTCGAAGACCCCAACCCTTTCCTTCAGGGGTCCAAAACACCTGAAACTTACAAGTAAATAATTTCTTAGTgaatagattttaaattatttaatttttcaaattctaatgAAATCAAACCTGCAATTTTGCTGTAATGCCTCGCTGAACAACGCGGTTTCCACACGACTTGTTGCATCCACATTTAGACCAACACTCTTTTATAAATCGTCTCAGTAAATGGCCCTTGCATCTATTAGATTTCTTCTTGTTCTTAGACCCTTCTAGTGGACAATTCTTACAATAAAAGTACTGGTGTTTTTTAGGGTTCCGATTTATAGTGATAGACTCTTCTAGAAAGTTCTGTTTCAACAGTCCCCCAGGCATGTAAGCAAAGTCACCTTTCGTTTCACGAGCACATGCACAAGGTACAGGTGATGATAGACAATCCCCAAAACAATTAGAGCAACAATGTTCATCCGATATACGAGCAAGTGCAAAATTCACATAACCTTTCCTATAAACTAAATTCTTTGATATGTATCTAAAGGCTGGCAGATCTTCGGCACTGCCCTTCATCAATGGAATTTTTACCTTTTCTTCCCCTCTGGTtatgtcatcaacatagtcaCAGTAATTCACAATAGAGAATGGTGTATGGTGTTTCTGAACAATCTCCCTATTGTTTGAGTTAGAAGATTGTGGATCTTTAAGAAGTTTTAACCTCCTTTCACTTTCACCACAAATGTTCTCCATATCCTTAATCTCAAAACCAGCAACACAATGAAGGCCACCCAAACCACTTTGAGCTATAGGTTTGGGAATTTGGGGCATTACCTTAATCGGATTCTGAACACTGACTGATCCACTTGAAAGGCTTGAAGGAATGCAATAATTGCCTACATGACCATCTTTACCATCATGACCCCCTTGTGCATCAGATATCTTGGATACCAGTATATTTGTGGACCTTAGATGTTCATCAACAGCAGAGTCAGTGCCCATTGCCCAGAAGCGTTCACAAAATTCTGTCATCAGCTCCAACAAAGAGAAGTTGAATTCTGTAAGTCCAtgtaatttaagaaaattttcttctacCACCTTGAAAACAGCATCCAAGCTTGGAATATGAAAATCAGACCGCTCAGAAGAGTTACAAATCAGGGCAAGTTTCACCTCTCTCTTGGGAGATGAAGTAATATCAAACTGCAAGACTTCTTTAGCCGCAGAACTTTTTCCATTTGAAAGACCATCTACACTTGGAGCTACAAGAGAACAACAGGCAGTCAGAATTTAATATTGAACAAGAATTACTGGTAATGGAAGGAAGTTAGACCTATTCAGTAGCAGGATAATGATGTTAATTATGACCCTAACAATCACCTAGAAAAATATAAAGCAATATCACAAAGTGATAAACTAAAATCACTAACCTTTTTCATTCATGTCTAAAGATTGAGATTCCAGGACCTCTAAGACATCTGCTTTGGCATTTGAACCATTTCCGCATGAAGAAGAACCTCCTATATCTAAAAATTGGGTAAGCCAAAAAATACATATGTATAGTCAGAAATGCATCAACCAGGAGTTTTAATATTCaatcaaagaaaatacaaataaacaGGGAGGTGGTCCAGAAGAAGCTTAATTTTAATCTTTAAGGCTCACAATGTTAAACAagaatctatatctatatccacatatacataaatacacacatgcacacacacgcAGAACTACCCCATGGAAAAGAATTGGAATACAAATCAAAGCCAGTATTGCCACCTCTTCTCAATACAGAATTTAAACCAATCAGACATACATACACAAATTACACATATATTGGTCCCGTGgataaaaattagaatacaaataAAGGTCAGTATTTCAACCTCTTTTAGATACAGAATTTAAACCACAAATACCATCAAAATGATAGCATTTAAAATCCATCGAATTGAACAACCATTTTAAGCCTTAAGTACCAAGATTTGTATATGGTCTAATTATTGTTGCCTTAGAAAGGTGAAACATGGCCTAAAACACTTAAAGAGAACTTTATCAGGTAAATTTCAGTAGTCAGCGCTACCTAAGCATAGGAATACAGACCAAGTGGCAGAGTTAGATGCAGGCTTCAGTACAAAGTCAACTGTCTACAGAATCTTTACATCCACTAAAAACCGTGGATATacatttcatatatttaaaaagccTGTCATTGATGGTTGAAATTGTTATTGAGCTACCAAGAGATTGGATTACCTGGAAGGATTATAGCAAGAGGAACCTCGTCTAGCAGATGGTTATCAGTGGGGGGCTCATCTCTGGGCAGATTAAAGTTGATTTCTTGATACATATCAAGCACATTTTCTAGAGGGGTATGATCCAAATAGGGCTCAACCATCAGCTTTTCAAATGGCCTAATACCATTTCCTCTCTCAGATGTTAACCTTCTCTCTCCTGGAGCAACTTGAGGAGTTACTGATGTCTTTCCTTTCTCTTGAAATGATAAAGAATCAGACTCAGTGCAATTGTTGCAAAGATTTGGTTGAGATGACCCTTTTGCTTTAGGCACTGGAGAAGTTGTAGATGAATTACATTTCCTGGATTCATTTTTTAGATGTTGCAGCGGTGAGACAGGCTTTGACTTAGTTTGCTCAATCCAAACTTTCAGTGGAGTTGactcttctacttcttcttcttcacaaatTTGCATCAGTTCAGCATCAGGCCGACTTTGCAGTGCCCTTTTTGGGCGCAATCTTTTCAATTGAGGTTCTGAGTCTTCAGGCTCCGACCAATCTTGAGAGCCTGAAGAGACTTCATTTATATCCTGATATCCCCTTTTAGATGGAGTTATCACCAGCTGCGAATTGGAGGTTTTAACGGGGACCAAAGCCCTTTCTTCCTGGTGTCTTTGATGCAATCTCTTCACTAGCAGTTCAGAGTCTTCAGGCTCTGAACAATCCACAGCGACCAAAGCCCCTTCTTCCTGGTGTCTTTGATGCAATCTCTTCACTAGAGGTTCAGAGTCTTCAGGCTCTGAACAATCCACAGCGACCAAAGCCCGTTCTTCCTGGTGTCTTCGGCGCAATCTCTTCCCTATAGGTTCAAAGTCTTCAGGCTCAGAACCCTGTTCAGAGATtaaagataattttattttatcatccTTATATGCCTTTCTTATTGGTGACTGCAAATTCAtcaataaacaaataagtttaaaaaagatatgaataagttgtataaaaaaaaagatatgaataAGTACTAACATTACTTTTTCATAGATATTTTATTCAGTATACTGAATAACATTGCTAAATAACATGAAACCTTATGACAAAATACATTTTGATATAAATACATGCTGGTATAAAGAACAGATACGTTTGCTAAGGCAAGATATACACCTTTGTTTTCTCGTTTGAGCAagcttctttcttcttaaattCCACACTCTGTCAAAAGGCATCAATAAGCAAACAAAGAGGGAAGAGTTTAGGGTACAAACAACAATtatcacatataaaaaaaagaagttaagtAAAACGGGAAAAAAATTCAGTATTCTCATAGTTCTTCTTCCACTACACAGTAAACGGGGGCAATAacatgaataaataaattaaaacatttgaTTTAGCACAACAAACTGAACAGAAGATGTAATATAAACCAATAAGGTTCACCTTTTCTTGTTCTTGCTTCTTCTGCAATAGGGCTTCAATCAAGGCTCTATATTCATCGTTTTCAATATATCCCCAGTTATAATCAGACGATTCAAGAAGTCGATTCAGCACTGGTTTGACTTCATTTTCAGGGAAGCCAATACTTTTCATTGCCTTGCAGGCAACTGTTACTTTTCGCTTTGGAGGCATCACTAAATTTGATCTTTACTCATTACAATATGATCCCAAACAAAGAGACAGTTACTATACTCCCACAAATACCAGAATAAGTGACAATTACAAATGAACGATAGAATCACCAATGAATGCATACATCAGAGAAAAGAGGGTATGCAGCATATATCAACCCCATAATGAAAGCATAAGGAAAAGCATTCAAAATGTATGTCCCAATAAtgttaaaattcaaaacaaatatagaAACACAGAGAAAATTTGAACACCCAAGCATAATTGAATATAGCAGAATGAAAGGCCTTTAAAGTTCAAAATATATGTCCCAAGAATGTTAAAATCCAATACAGATACAGCAACACACAAAGAGCAAATTTGAAAACCCCCAACATAATTAAAGTATATCCATGTAATTTTGCATGCCATCTTAGCGCACAACACCAGCCCCTAGCAGGAAAAGTGCTGCTTCTTAAAAAAAGGAGTTGGCTAcatgagttttctttttctttttctttttattattatttattattagtaagTTACACACACGCTTAGTGGGTCCTGAACCCACAAACTCACTGtccatcccattattatggAAGAAAgaagtgccaattgagctatagctcattggCAGCTACATGAAAATGTAATCACATAATGATGGAAAATACAAAAGAGAAACCAGATCAAACGTCAGGGAAGAATATGGACTCAATTCAAATGCTACGTAAAAGACCATTAAACTGTTCATAAAACAGAATGTCCAAACTcatcttaaataaataatttgtaaaGCTAAATACCTTTGAAAATAGATcaactaggtttttttttttttttttaattagatcaAATAGTAACTCAATGACCACAGATGCTACAACAGTCACTGGCCTCAACCAAGTTGTTAAAAAACATCATTTAAGTTGtttaaaaagaaccaaaaaagtgacaaaacaggcatttttaaatttaggattttattaACGGGTGCATTCATGCATCCGTTAAGGAGGAAATAATGAGTCTCACTGAATTGCGAAACAAGAAAAgcatataaacaaataattcTTTAACTAACTCGTGTGCGACtcctcgaaaaaaaaaaattactgattgattataaaaaaaaattcaacattaaCAATTGCCTTCAGGCACTTGTTAATCGAACTCTTAAATTTAATCAACGGGTAAATATCAATATCTTCGAGAAAACTTTTAATAtgtccatcttttttttttttttttatacaagatagaattctactctaacctaatctaatctaagtgtatatgtgtgtgaagctacctcttggagacttgaaccccagcccttaccccccacactccacaagcacttatacttgtgaaatgaCCATCGCATCAAGGGTGTCCATCTTGGACTAACAGCAAACattgaattaaataaatgaaGTCTCCATGGCATTTAATAACATAATCATAAACACTATGACCCACTTCATTCCTACGGGACATCCCAACACATCATATACTTCATAAACAGTTTAAACAAACATGTTAAGTAAAATGCACAAATCCCTAACAATGTGTactataaaaaagagaaagatctGAAAAAATACCCACTTGCTTTTATGCTATGCAGAACATTCCGATATGAAATTTTCACAAGTaagaagtaaaacaaaaaaaatttcatcaactaataatataaataaagggGCAAACAAtgtaacaatatatatatatatatatatatatatatatggtgcgCCAAATTCAATCCCGTTCAAGgggaccaaaaaagaaaagagtgaaTGCAAAATAGTTATCAAACATCACAAAATCTCTCACCGTGGCACTAGAGCCATCCCACGTACACTGCTGACAACCCAGATAACATTAAGAATTTCAATCAAACAAGACACCCACACAAAAAAGACccaaataataaaacataaaatgctgGGTTTTTCACGTATGTTAAgacttgtgatttgtttggttaaagagaaaaacacattCCATTTTTTGGTACATAATAAGACAAAAAAAGCACCTGGGTTTTCATTTCTTAAGCTTCAAGCAACCAAAATAACCACAAAAGAATTCCTATCTCGAGGACTTGTAAAAGTCaagaaatatgtttttatttaaaatcgcATTTGATAACAAAAGAGTTATTCTAGATCTACTGTTCACTTATGTCAAAGTTATACCCTAAAAGATTATGCTCCTAGATTTTtttcaagaagataataaagtattaaatatatttttaaaaaaatgaatcttTAAGAAACAAAGCAagagttaaagaaaaaaaaggacaaaatttaatatttttttaatatcccaGTATTCAAGGTGAAAGATCTATTAGGTGGTGAAAGAAAGTTGACAACTTTTCCCAGAAtctacattaatattttttttttttaacaaaacataatAATTGTCCCGAAAGTTACGAGCACCTTTGTTTAacatttcaacaaataaaaaataaaaaactttgattTTCTAAGATATCGAAAGAAAGAAATCCTCAAAATGCAGGCTTTGAGATATATTGCTTAAACATACCCTTTTGCAGTTTTGTTTGTAAACATGCAATTCATatgtagagaaagagagaaggaagatgCATGAGATTCAGGGATTAGAATAAAACCTTTGAAACACAGATGgggtttctttgtttctttgttgcTTGAGCTATGATCAGAATTCAGAGAGGTGTGGAAGTGGAACAACTCATCAGCTTCTTCAGTTTTGttattggtttttgttttgcCACTTAACCAGCAACGTGAATGTCCCATTGGCTCTCAGTCAGACCAAGGGCCAAGGACTAGTGTCAAAATGTCTAAATTACCCATAGCCtcggtttctttttcttttctttttattttttattttttattttttatttttatttatgaaaaccCCATTGGCTCAGTTTCAGTTTTGTctcactcttttattttttggatatcttttaattttttaatttttatatggtCTACTTTGACTCTTTAACTGATTGACTTGGCTCATCAATTAGATGaaagtttatgtttatgtttagagggtgtttggtttgagagaaaaaaaaaagtattttgtattattttttagtaGTTTTTTGTTGGAccaccattaaaaaattaatttaattttgccaTTTCTATtcagttttcatttttaatattaaaaaaaatgaatacacaTTTTTTGTTGCcttttattttcaatgaaaacaaATACACTCGTTATATTGTTGAAAACAGTTAGAATCTGTCCCGCTCAAGTTAGACTTGCATTTAATAAGGACTAATGAGAACTAATGGAGTAGTTCTTTTTGGGGGAATAGACTTCATTGAAGAGCTAAAAACATAGTTGCTTTCATTTCTCTCCATTcggtctctcatctctctcgctctctcctTCCAGCCAACTAAGATCACTCTCTTCGTTCTTCATGTTTGTTTTAGTTAATGGATTCAATTTTCAGCAGGATTCCATGGGTTATTTGGTTGTTCTCAAGGGCTAATGGGTCCTTTATGTGTTCTCAAGTATTTCGGCTATCTTTAGGTTCTTCATGTTTGCTTTGTTTAGCAAGTTTTATGAGTTAAAAGAattatttgttcttttattaattaataagtcCAGATACACAaccaaattcataatttttttcattaacacaatttttttttttgagaaaatttcaacttataacgTCCGCTCTTGATAAACACTCTttgtcatcagaccaagacactaatcaatttttgatGTAGATGGAGATTAAACCCCATATCTCTTTGTCACTAACACAAATTGACAGATGATAATTGGTAtacaataaaagtgatattgttaaaaaaatttaaaatttctttgtgTATATAACattattgttaaattatatttttaactatATAATGTTATAAGAGTTATTTTACATTCATTTATTGagaacaaattttaatttttttttctaatttatgtgTTATTATAATGAAGCTTCACATTCTTAGGTATTgacaatcaatttttggtgtaggcaggaaTTAAACcccagattttttttattactaacACAAATTGATAGATGATAActggtgtaagtgcacaattgcacctggccccaagaacagttacgggctcaggcccaatgagccttaaacaatgtaatttgtagagtgtgggcttgaaacccaggttagaagtgtttgaggattaaatgacaagccaaaaattataaacacttgaaaacaacaaggaaaaCTGTAagtcaacctgctcggacgtaagccgagaactgttcttatattatttctctctctctttttctctttcctttaggttacaaagaagggattcccatttctgttctaagttgctccttaaatactactctttttgatactttgcaCACGTGtggccccaactcccccttagcctagatatttcttttctcagtgccttttgaatagtaaccagaagtttcccttccactgttcaggtgtcacttccccattaatgcggccagggtggtaggtgcagggtctttaatgtggaggtgacagcttttatccttggtgtttctcttacatcggtgcttccaggacattcaagggtttaccccttttatccactggttttaaccatgtcattgcctaacgtttatcatgaagtcccaggttcttcggtgtccgtccgaagagaaattcaccctcggctggatcatcggatcctcggcgcatgggccgacccgtagtactaacaagttctaaactcaagagcaggtcggccttctttagcacggcccaaaggcccatatctccatcagggtcttttactccccacaactggtatacaataaaagtgatattgttaaaaaaatttaaaatttctttgtgTATATAACattattgttaaattatatttttaactatATAATGTTATAAGAGTTATTTTACATTCATTTATTGAgaacaaatcttaattttttttttctaatttatgtaTTATTCTAATGAAGCTTCACATTCTTAAGGATTGACAATGATCCAATAACGTGGCATGGCCAGGcttgttttcatttttgagGAGTTGGTATGGGGAATGAGGTAAAAAGAGAAACTTTGAAATTAGACATTTTAGATCATGTTTGGTCATTAGATTTGaaacttgtttttgtttttaagggtAAGGATTGGGTCaccactgcacacccttggGGCAAGAGCCGAGATTTAAGTCTCcagaagggagcttcacacatatatacacttagattaagctagaatATTGGGTCTAGTGTTTAGTTGTAATGGACCCATCCAGATGATACCAAGTGTCAACTAAAAGACATGTGTCATCATCTGAATGGATTTAGTGCAGTAAGACACTGAACCCAATTCATGTCATgttttcaaatccaaaaaatcatAGGTCCCACacggtgaaaatatttttaagggttttatttttattttttggccttttgttttaagaaaaatagattctcATTTTATTGTGCaatcataaaaattgaaaaaatgtcTTAGGCTATTTTTTGAAATG
It encodes:
- the LOC142624159 gene encoding uncharacterized protein LOC142624159 — translated: MPPKRKVTVACKAMKSIGFPENEVKPVLNRLLESSDYNWGYIENDEYRALIEALLQKKQEQEKSVEFKKKEACSNEKTKGSEPEDFEPIGKRLRRRHQEERALVAVDCSEPEDSEPLVKRLHQRHQEEGALVAVDCSEPEDSELLVKRLHQRHQEERALVPVKTSNSQLVITPSKRGYQDINEVSSGSQDWSEPEDSEPQLKRLRPKRALQSRPDAELMQICEEEEVEESTPLKVWIEQTKSKPVSPLQHLKNESRKCNSSTTSPVPKAKGSSQPNLCNNCTESDSLSFQEKGKTSVTPQVAPGERRLTSERGNGIRPFEKLMVEPYLDHTPLENVLDMYQEINFNLPRDEPPTDNHLLDEVPLAIILPDIGGSSSCGNGSNAKADVLEVLESQSLDMNEKAPSVDGLSNGKSSAAKEVLQFDITSSPKREVKLALICNSSERSDFHIPSLDAVFKVVEENFLKLHGLTEFNFSLLELMTEFCERFWAMGTDSAVDEHLRSTNILVSKISDAQGGHDGKDGHVGNYCIPSSLSSGSVSVQNPIKVMPQIPKPIAQSGLGGLHCVAGFEIKDMENICGESERRLKLLKDPQSSNSNNREIVQKHHTPFSIVNYCDYVDDITRGEEKVKIPLMKGSAEDLPAFRYISKNLVYRKGYVNFALARISDEHCCSNCFGDCLSSPVPCACARETKGDFAYMPGGLLKQNFLEESITINRNPKKHQYFYCKNCPLEGSKNKKKSNRCKGHLLRRFIKECWSKCGCNKSCGNRVVQRGITAKLQVFWTPEGKGWGLRTLQDLPKAAFVCEYVGEIVTNSELHERNLQNSGTEKHTYPVLLDADWVSEGVLKDEEALCLDATVYGNVARFINHRCHDATLVEIPVEVETPDHHYYHLAFFTTRKVDAMEELTWDYGIDFNDCDHPVKAFQCLCGSQHCRGSNC